The Candidatus Koribacter versatilis Ellin345 genome has a segment encoding these proteins:
- a CDS encoding DoxX family protein produces the protein MMTKASGYWASTVLAALLFMVPGLGLLGRVSHFTDDMAHLGYPLYFLTFLGAWKVLGALAILAPGIPRVKEWAYAGMIFDLSGAMISRAVMGDGAVKVIVPCVVGCLVVFSWSLRPAGRLLREAT, from the coding sequence ATGATGACTAAAGCGTCTGGTTACTGGGCTTCGACGGTACTAGCGGCCCTGCTCTTCATGGTGCCCGGTCTCGGGCTGCTCGGACGGGTGTCGCACTTTACCGACGACATGGCCCATCTTGGATACCCCCTCTATTTCCTCACATTTCTTGGCGCTTGGAAGGTCCTCGGCGCCCTCGCGATCCTGGCTCCAGGCATTCCGCGCGTTAAAGAGTGGGCCTATGCAGGAATGATCTTCGACCTCAGCGGCGCGATGATCTCTCGGGCAGTCATGGGTGATGGAGCAGTGAAGGTAATTGTGCCTTGCGTTGTTGGCTGTCTGGTCGTCTTTTCGTGGTCCCTCCGGCCTGCCGGACGTCTGCTGCGCGAAGCGACCTAG
- a CDS encoding SDR family NAD(P)-dependent oxidoreductase yields the protein MKTKVDSKRFGPWALITGASSGIGREFARQVAASGINVVLVARREPLLQEAGAEFSKTYGVEHRIVLADLSEEGFMDRLIPATDDLDIGLVISNAGTASPGEFLKRDRVSMLEIIRLNALSHLEIAHHFGERLARRGRGGLLMSGAMGAMVGLPFMAAESPSKAFIQTLGQALHVEFAPLGVNVTVLVIAPTETAVIAKIGFDHHNMPTEQMRMKRMPVEQCVREGLLALQRNRATHLPGRTNRIANALMPPSIARRIMGKMLGRAVAARSRTAST from the coding sequence ATGAAAACCAAAGTTGACTCCAAGCGATTTGGCCCATGGGCGCTCATTACGGGTGCTTCTTCGGGTATAGGCAGGGAATTTGCACGCCAGGTTGCCGCGTCGGGTATCAATGTGGTGCTCGTGGCGCGGCGAGAACCCCTCCTCCAAGAGGCAGGGGCCGAGTTCAGCAAAACCTACGGGGTTGAGCACCGCATTGTTCTGGCTGATCTCTCCGAGGAAGGCTTCATGGACAGGCTCATTCCCGCGACAGATGACCTCGATATCGGCCTCGTAATTTCCAATGCGGGCACCGCTAGCCCTGGCGAGTTCCTGAAACGTGATCGCGTCAGTATGCTCGAAATAATCCGGCTCAATGCTCTTTCACACCTGGAAATCGCTCACCACTTTGGCGAGCGGCTGGCCCGACGTGGTCGCGGCGGGCTGCTCATGAGCGGCGCGATGGGCGCGATGGTCGGGCTGCCATTCATGGCGGCAGAAAGTCCGAGCAAGGCCTTTATCCAGACGCTGGGCCAGGCCTTGCACGTCGAGTTCGCCCCGTTGGGCGTGAATGTCACGGTCCTTGTCATCGCACCCACGGAGACAGCAGTCATAGCCAAAATCGGATTCGATCACCATAATATGCCGACGGAGCAGATGCGGATGAAGCGGATGCCAGTGGAACAGTGCGTGCGAGAAGGCCTCCTCGCGCTCCAACGCAATCGAGCGACTCATCTTCCGGGTCGGACAAATCGCATCGCGAACGCCCTCATGCCCCCCTCGATCGCACGGCGGATTATGGGCAAGATGTTGGGCAGGGCAGTCGCTGCCCGTTCCCGGACGGCTTCTACATAA
- a CDS encoding alpha/beta fold hydrolase: protein MSTITVKDGTEIFYKDWGTGQPLFFHHGWPLSADDWDTQMMFFLAHGYRVIAHDRRGHGRSTQTDKGHDMDVYAADVAELTAKLELKNAIHIGHSTGGGEVTRYVAKFGKGRVAKAVLISAIPPTFMQSERNPDGVPKEAVDSIRNGTAYHRAQFYKDITIPFYGFNRPGANVSEGIRENWWRQGMMGSAQAHYECVRVLSETEFFDDLKAIDVPVLVMHGEDDQICPFPTTGARSVKLLKHGQLKSYPGFPHGMPTTHADQINADLLAFIRS, encoded by the coding sequence ATGAGCACGATCACCGTAAAAGACGGCACCGAGATTTTCTACAAAGATTGGGGCACCGGGCAGCCACTCTTCTTCCATCACGGCTGGCCGCTTTCCGCCGACGACTGGGACACCCAGATGATGTTCTTCCTCGCCCACGGCTACCGCGTCATCGCCCATGATCGCCGCGGCCACGGCCGCTCAACCCAAACCGACAAGGGCCACGACATGGACGTTTACGCCGCCGACGTTGCCGAACTCACGGCGAAGCTCGAACTCAAGAACGCCATCCACATCGGCCACTCCACCGGCGGCGGCGAGGTCACGCGCTATGTTGCGAAGTTCGGCAAAGGACGCGTCGCCAAAGCTGTCCTCATCAGCGCAATTCCCCCAACCTTCATGCAGTCGGAGAGAAATCCCGATGGCGTTCCCAAAGAAGCGGTGGACAGCATTCGCAATGGTACCGCCTACCATCGCGCGCAGTTCTACAAAGACATCACCATCCCGTTCTACGGCTTCAACCGTCCGGGTGCGAACGTGTCGGAAGGCATTCGCGAGAACTGGTGGCGGCAAGGCATGATGGGCAGCGCCCAGGCGCACTACGAATGTGTGCGCGTCCTCTCCGAAACGGAGTTCTTCGACGACCTCAAGGCGATCGACGTCCCCGTCCTGGTGATGCACGGCGAGGATGACCAGATCTGCCCGTTCCCCACCACTGGCGCAAGGTCGGTGAAGCTCTTGAAGCACGGCCAGCTCAAGTCCTACCCCGGCTTCCCCCACGGCATGCCCACCACTCACGCCGACCAGATCAACGCCGACCTTCTCGCATTCATAAGGTCGTAA
- a CDS encoding DUF1772 domain-containing protein encodes MIIHLSAILVLGLMCGSELNVGAFAHPVLNAQNLDVHVPVRAALAKLLGRVMPFWMAGSTLLMLVLLLPFEGLNRTAWRFAAIAFALQVFAVVFSLIFPVPINNRILRWTPETVPQDWQAQEHRWDAYHAFRTLALIVAFGLLTLSLAMR; translated from the coding sequence GTGATCATCCATCTCTCTGCAATCCTGGTTCTGGGCCTGATGTGCGGCAGCGAACTCAATGTCGGTGCGTTTGCACATCCCGTCCTCAACGCACAGAATTTGGACGTCCATGTTCCGGTGCGTGCGGCACTCGCAAAATTGCTCGGCCGGGTGATGCCATTTTGGATGGCCGGCTCCACGTTGCTGATGCTGGTTTTACTGCTGCCGTTTGAAGGCTTGAACCGGACGGCCTGGCGTTTCGCGGCAATCGCTTTTGCGCTCCAGGTATTCGCGGTAGTGTTCTCGCTCATTTTTCCGGTGCCCATCAACAACCGGATCTTGCGCTGGACGCCTGAGACCGTTCCGCAAGATTGGCAAGCGCAGGAGCATCGCTGGGATGCTTATCATGCCTTTCGAACGTTGGCGCTGATCGTTGCTTTTGGACTGCTTACCCTGAGTTTGGCGATGCGTTGA